Proteins encoded within one genomic window of Cryomorphaceae bacterium 1068:
- a CDS encoding glycosyltransferase family 2 protein, producing the protein MKVSVITISYNAVDTLEDTILSVIGQTYSDLEYIVIDGASNDGSLEIIDKYRDKIDQVVSEPDEGIYFAMNKGIKMATGDVIAILNADDTYASDTIIEKVVSQLKASKTDSLYGDLHYVDRIRAGNVVRRWKAGKFVRSFFLKGWMVPHPTFFVKKEVYDKYGLFNTDLTTSADYEFMVRVLYKEKISTTYMPEVMVKMKRGGQSNLSLQNRIRANKEDRLAWDLNGVKPETFTFIKKPFRKISQFLITKT; encoded by the coding sequence TTGAAGGTTAGTGTAATTACCATATCGTACAATGCCGTTGATACACTGGAAGATACTATACTTTCAGTGATTGGTCAGACATACAGTGATCTGGAATACATTGTGATTGACGGAGCATCCAATGATGGCTCACTCGAGATTATTGACAAATACCGCGATAAAATTGATCAAGTCGTATCTGAACCTGACGAGGGTATTTATTTTGCCATGAATAAAGGCATCAAAATGGCAACAGGCGATGTCATTGCGATCTTAAATGCAGACGATACTTACGCTTCCGATACGATTATCGAAAAAGTAGTTTCTCAGCTTAAAGCGTCAAAAACGGATTCTCTTTATGGTGATTTACACTATGTAGATCGCATCAGAGCTGGAAATGTGGTTCGTCGATGGAAGGCAGGGAAGTTTGTTCGCTCTTTCTTCTTGAAGGGTTGGATGGTTCCACATCCCACTTTTTTCGTCAAGAAAGAAGTCTATGATAAATATGGACTTTTCAACACAGACCTCACCACAAGTGCCGATTACGAATTTATGGTTAGAGTGCTGTACAAGGAAAAGATTTCTACTACTTACATGCCCGAAGTTATGGTGAAAATGAAAAGAGGTGGGCAGAGTAATCTCAGTTTGCAAAACAGAATTAGAGCCAATAAGGAAGATAGACTTGCCTGGGATTTAAACGGGGTGAAACCTGAGACGTTCACCTTTATCAAAAAGCCTTTCAGAAAAATCAGTCAATTCCTGATTACTAAAACTTAG
- a CDS encoding pitrilysin family protein — protein MIEYERFVLENGLTLIVHKDRNTPIVSVNTLYKVGARDENPDKTGFAHLFEHLMFSGSKNVADFDTPLQRAGGQNNAFTNNDFTNYYVTLPKENLDTALWLESDRMLELGFSPEGLEVQRKVVIEEFTQRYLNQPYGELWLTLRPMAYKVHPYQWATIGKSIAHIEEATMDDVKSFYNRYYSPSNAILTIAGNVDSELILDRVNHWYGDIPSGNSVNGSYPTEAIKAEDECEVLIRDVPQGAIYMAWLMSNRREMDYYKFDLLSDVLGNGKSSRLYRKLIVEKEIFTQVSAYITGSIDQGLLVVSGMLSEGVDHNEAREAVLDQLAQLAKDPPSERELTKVKNKVLAQKALSETGALSKAMNLSYYEMLGDASAINSFQDNYMKVSAEDVQAMAKKLIERGVNELRYEKRNG, from the coding sequence ATGATAGAATATGAAAGGTTTGTCTTGGAAAATGGCTTGACCTTAATTGTACATAAAGACCGGAATACGCCGATTGTTTCGGTTAATACCCTATACAAGGTGGGAGCTCGTGATGAAAATCCGGACAAAACGGGATTCGCCCACCTATTCGAACACTTAATGTTCAGCGGAAGCAAGAATGTGGCTGATTTTGATACACCACTGCAACGGGCCGGAGGGCAAAACAATGCTTTCACCAACAATGACTTTACCAACTATTACGTGACTCTCCCAAAGGAAAACTTGGATACGGCACTTTGGCTGGAGTCAGACCGAATGCTGGAGTTGGGCTTTTCGCCCGAAGGCTTGGAAGTACAAAGAAAAGTGGTGATCGAAGAATTCACGCAGCGCTACCTTAATCAACCTTACGGCGAGTTGTGGTTGACGCTGCGGCCAATGGCTTACAAAGTTCATCCCTATCAGTGGGCTACAATCGGTAAAAGTATAGCTCACATCGAAGAGGCCACTATGGATGATGTGAAGAGTTTCTATAATCGGTATTACTCTCCATCAAATGCCATTCTGACAATCGCTGGTAATGTGGATTCAGAACTCATCCTCGATAGGGTCAACCATTGGTATGGGGACATTCCTTCCGGGAATAGTGTGAATGGTAGCTACCCGACGGAGGCAATAAAAGCGGAGGATGAATGCGAAGTACTGATCAGGGATGTGCCTCAGGGAGCCATTTATATGGCTTGGCTTATGAGTAATCGAAGAGAGATGGATTACTACAAATTCGATCTCTTGAGTGATGTTTTGGGAAATGGAAAGTCATCCCGTTTGTATCGAAAGCTGATTGTGGAAAAGGAGATTTTTACGCAGGTTTCAGCTTATATAACGGGAAGTATCGATCAAGGTCTTCTGGTGGTTTCGGGAATGCTCAGCGAGGGAGTTGACCATAATGAAGCAAGAGAAGCCGTCCTTGATCAGCTGGCACAGTTGGCTAAAGATCCGCCTTCTGAACGAGAGCTCACCAAGGTCAAAAACAAGGTGCTGGCTCAAAAAGCCCTCTCAGAAACCGGTGCCCTCTCGAAAGCGATGAATTTGAGCTACTATGAAATGTTGGGAGATGCTTCGGCGATAAACAGTTTTCAGGATAACTACATGAAAGTATCAGCTGAAGACGTGCAGGCCATGGCTAAGAAACTAATAGAAAGAGGTGTAAACGAATTGAGGTATGAAAAGAGAAATGGATAG
- a CDS encoding WcaF family extracellular polysaccharide biosynthesis acetyltransferase, producing MIETDLSSFTNKEYRPGSAVKRVLWYLVSLFFFRTAFPWPSGFKVVLLRLFGARIGQGVVLKPSVAIKYPWFLAIGDHSWIGEMVWIDNLVSVSIGSNACISQGAMLLTGNHDYKKSRFDLMAKPIILEKGVWIGAKSVVCPGITCYSHSVLSVGSIATSNLNSYSVYSGNPAKEIKSREILEG from the coding sequence ATGATCGAAACAGATCTTAGCTCTTTCACCAACAAAGAATATCGACCGGGTTCTGCGGTCAAGCGAGTTTTGTGGTATCTCGTCTCTTTATTTTTTTTTAGAACAGCTTTTCCATGGCCTTCAGGATTTAAGGTAGTACTTTTGCGACTCTTTGGAGCGAGAATTGGTCAAGGGGTTGTCCTAAAGCCTTCAGTAGCTATAAAGTACCCATGGTTCCTAGCTATAGGGGATCATTCATGGATCGGTGAGATGGTTTGGATAGATAATTTGGTCAGTGTTTCGATAGGCTCCAACGCTTGTATATCTCAAGGCGCTATGCTGTTGACGGGAAATCACGATTATAAAAAGTCACGTTTTGATTTGATGGCAAAGCCAATCATCTTGGAAAAAGGAGTTTGGATAGGAGCAAAAAGTGTGGTTTGCCCCGGAATTACATGTTATTCACACTCTGTCCTATCAGTTGGTAGCATTGCTACATCGAATCTCAATTCTTATTCCGTATATTCAGGCAATCCTGCGAAGGAAATTAAATCAAGAGAAATCCTTGAAGGTTAG
- a CDS encoding DUF6089 family protein has translation MLSPRILCFVILLGIAAPASAQYQWDFGVGVGFSNYLGEIGGEEETRRDFIFDMKLNRTQYVFGGFARYKFSPTFSFNLGANYGRIRANDYNSKNPARVARNLSFRNNIFEVSGRAEITLFYDNDVSGKGYYNPDFKIYAFLGAGVMHHNPKVVYYGDLEEFNGELVELQPLQTEGEDYSRWQFTLPAGLGLYFTHNKVHRFGWEIGYRTTFTDYIDDTSTEYASFDDQNSLAAQLSNRTTPEALATAAEYAEEFGLDVPNAESFAPGEKRGDPTNNDGYLFTQFTYSYVLKGRSSFYKKRYNWIKRKSRKRRKSRAKF, from the coding sequence ATGCTCAGCCCCCGCATATTATGTTTTGTAATCCTTTTGGGAATAGCTGCACCTGCGTCGGCCCAATACCAGTGGGACTTTGGTGTGGGTGTCGGTTTTTCCAATTACCTCGGCGAGATAGGTGGAGAGGAGGAGACACGGAGAGATTTCATTTTTGACATGAAATTGAACCGCACCCAATATGTTTTCGGAGGTTTTGCTCGATACAAGTTTTCGCCTACATTTTCATTCAATTTAGGAGCCAACTACGGACGTATCCGAGCGAATGACTACAACTCCAAAAACCCTGCACGAGTAGCGAGAAACCTAAGCTTCAGAAACAACATCTTTGAAGTAAGCGGTCGAGCGGAGATCACCTTGTTTTACGACAACGATGTGAGCGGAAAAGGTTATTACAATCCCGATTTTAAAATTTATGCTTTTCTAGGGGCGGGTGTCATGCACCACAATCCAAAGGTGGTATACTACGGTGATTTGGAAGAATTCAATGGAGAGCTTGTTGAATTACAACCGCTTCAAACCGAAGGAGAGGACTATAGCCGGTGGCAGTTCACCCTTCCTGCAGGTTTGGGGCTATATTTTACTCATAATAAGGTGCATCGTTTCGGCTGGGAAATTGGCTACCGTACTACCTTCACAGACTACATAGACGACACGAGTACCGAGTATGCGAGCTTTGATGACCAAAATAGTCTCGCTGCCCAATTGTCCAATCGCACTACTCCTGAAGCTTTAGCTACTGCAGCTGAGTATGCTGAAGAATTTGGACTAGATGTTCCGAATGCGGAAAGTTTTGCCCCCGGAGAGAAGCGAGGTGACCCAACCAACAATGATGGGTATCTCTTCACTCAATTCACTTACTCTTATGTTCTCAAGGGAAGGAGTAGTTTCTACAAAAAGCGGTACAACTGGATCAAGCGCAAGTCGAGAAAACGACGTAAGTCCAGAGCTAAGTTTTAG
- a CDS encoding pitrilysin family protein, with product MKREMDRTTAPAIEKVKELSVPSLEPRDQINGTPVFVVEDEAEELNKIEVVFPAGSGEELKPLLATATSSMLTEGAGEYSANQISELKDYYGAKIQTGVGKDLASVTLVCLKSNLEELIPIFVAIIQKPAFPEKEFESYKRRTKASLKVNLEKVEIICRLVFSELFFGDSKYAERFAPEDFDKIDQTDLEAFHNENYRLKDARIFISGGDVNKAIALLKQALKAGEGNVFSKAVGNFSPKQEVKFVRKDGALQSAIRVGFPAIARHNEDYPAFYIANTILGGYFGSRLMQNIREDKGYTYGIGSSINQLKDLAYVVISTQVGAKHTDATLKEIHYEVNRLRNESVPVEELELVKNYTAGGLLRSFDGTFSQASLLNTMLMHGLSQSYYEQFLKKIYAISPADILMVAQKYFDPEKFTIAIVGEGFSDND from the coding sequence ATGAAAAGAGAAATGGATAGGACGACTGCACCCGCTATTGAGAAAGTGAAGGAACTTTCGGTTCCATCTCTTGAGCCACGAGATCAGATAAACGGGACTCCTGTTTTCGTGGTGGAAGATGAAGCGGAGGAGCTGAACAAGATAGAAGTTGTTTTTCCAGCAGGTTCAGGAGAGGAGCTGAAACCACTTCTGGCCACAGCTACTTCTTCCATGTTGACCGAAGGAGCGGGTGAGTATTCAGCCAATCAAATCAGCGAATTAAAAGACTACTATGGAGCCAAAATTCAAACGGGAGTTGGGAAGGACTTAGCTTCTGTCACACTGGTTTGTCTCAAGTCGAATCTGGAAGAACTCATACCCATCTTTGTCGCTATTATTCAGAAACCTGCTTTTCCTGAAAAGGAATTTGAAAGCTATAAACGAAGAACAAAAGCTAGCCTCAAAGTCAATCTGGAAAAGGTGGAGATCATCTGTCGGCTGGTTTTTAGCGAGCTGTTTTTTGGTGATTCAAAATACGCAGAACGATTTGCTCCCGAAGATTTTGATAAAATTGATCAGACTGATCTGGAGGCTTTCCACAATGAGAATTATCGATTGAAAGATGCCCGAATTTTCATCAGCGGTGGTGATGTAAATAAAGCGATTGCTCTACTCAAGCAGGCCCTTAAAGCTGGCGAGGGTAATGTCTTTAGCAAGGCCGTTGGTAACTTCAGTCCTAAGCAGGAAGTGAAATTCGTTCGAAAAGATGGCGCATTGCAAAGTGCCATTCGTGTTGGCTTTCCGGCTATTGCCAGACATAACGAGGATTATCCCGCTTTCTACATCGCCAATACTATTCTGGGTGGCTACTTCGGTTCTCGACTCATGCAAAATATTCGAGAAGACAAAGGATACACTTACGGAATCGGGTCGAGCATCAACCAATTGAAGGATTTGGCTTACGTCGTCATTTCCACTCAAGTGGGAGCAAAACACACCGATGCTACGCTAAAAGAGATTCATTATGAGGTGAATCGATTGCGCAACGAGTCTGTGCCCGTTGAAGAGCTCGAATTGGTAAAGAATTATACTGCAGGAGGTTTGTTGAGGAGTTTTGACGGAACCTTTAGTCAAGCGTCTTTGTTGAACACCATGCTCATGCATGGATTGTCACAGTCATATTATGAGCAATTTTTAAAGAAGATCTACGCGATATCACCTGCTGATATTCTAATGGTTGCTCAAAAGTATTTTGATCCGGAAAAATTCACCATTGCTATTGTCGGTGAAGGCTTTTCCGACAACGATTAA
- a CDS encoding nitronate monooxygenase: protein MKISQLLKIKYPIIQAGMVWCSGWELASASANAGMLGVLGSGSMYPDVLDQHIKKCKAATQNPFAVNVPLLYPDIEKHFEVILSNGVKTVITSAGNPGKYTEILKKEGITVLHVVSSSKFAVKAQDAGVDAVIAEGFEAGGHNGREETTTLCLVPQVCEAVNIPVAAAGGISSGKSMFAALALGADGVQIGSRFVASSESSAHELFKQQVIDAKEGDTVLTLKELAPVRLIRNGFYTAISEAYERGAATEELRTLLGRGRAKRGMFEGDLVNGELEIGQVSAGIHEVKPVAKILEEIISEYEETRELMYSRSVSL, encoded by the coding sequence ATGAAAATTTCACAATTACTGAAGATCAAATACCCGATAATTCAAGCGGGAATGGTTTGGTGCAGTGGGTGGGAATTGGCATCGGCTTCTGCCAATGCCGGAATGCTTGGAGTCCTTGGTTCGGGTTCTATGTATCCTGATGTCCTGGATCAGCACATCAAGAAATGCAAAGCTGCCACTCAAAATCCCTTTGCCGTAAATGTGCCATTGCTTTATCCTGATATTGAAAAGCATTTTGAAGTGATTCTTTCCAACGGGGTGAAAACCGTTATTACTTCGGCGGGAAACCCCGGGAAGTACACCGAAATATTAAAAAAGGAAGGAATAACCGTGCTACATGTTGTGAGCAGTTCAAAGTTTGCTGTGAAGGCCCAAGATGCAGGAGTTGATGCAGTCATTGCCGAAGGGTTTGAAGCGGGAGGCCACAATGGTCGCGAGGAGACTACCACGCTCTGTTTGGTGCCCCAAGTTTGCGAGGCTGTAAACATTCCAGTCGCAGCCGCAGGTGGAATATCTTCCGGCAAATCCATGTTTGCAGCTCTAGCTCTGGGCGCCGATGGCGTTCAGATCGGTAGTAGGTTTGTCGCCTCTAGTGAAAGTTCTGCACATGAGTTATTTAAGCAACAAGTAATTGATGCTAAGGAGGGTGATACTGTTCTTACGCTTAAAGAACTAGCGCCTGTCAGGTTGATTAGAAATGGTTTTTATACGGCTATTTCTGAGGCCTATGAGCGAGGAGCTGCTACCGAAGAGCTGAGAACGCTTTTAGGTCGTGGAAGAGCCAAAAGAGGAATGTTTGAAGGAGATTTGGTAAATGGAGAATTGGAAATCGGGCAGGTTTCCGCGGGAATTCACGAAGTTAAGCCGGTAGCCAAAATACTGGAAGAGATCATTTCAGAATACGAAGAAACGAGAGAATTGATGTACTCAAGATCAGTGAGCTTATGA